One window of the Pseudomonas sihuiensis genome contains the following:
- a CDS encoding DUF2059 domain-containing protein: MRVLFALLLIGLTLPALADDHLRLYQAAGWPQQREHFNQALDAAQQRYRSTLPPAVFQALVDNSNRRFAAAAIDQRAQHSLSKELADPQPALAFFESELGRKIVAAETLATRSDQLAKYANGLPRTDADATRRLLIRHLAQAIPAKEAGAEVSLALAGVAADSLSQMIPGLLGGGQAQGLLNGQRERLMTQIEQDLDNTLLHVYRELSDPELEQFVEFAQSEAGKAYYQAALQALRAGLAVGMSTNELAPAPQGI, encoded by the coding sequence ATGCGCGTTCTGTTTGCCCTGTTGCTGATTGGCCTGACCTTGCCGGCCCTGGCAGACGACCACCTGCGCCTGTATCAGGCTGCCGGCTGGCCGCAACAGCGTGAACATTTCAATCAGGCGCTCGACGCTGCTCAGCAGCGCTACCGCAGCACCCTGCCACCGGCGGTGTTTCAGGCACTGGTGGATAACAGCAATCGCCGCTTCGCAGCTGCCGCCATCGACCAGCGCGCGCAACACAGCCTGAGCAAGGAGCTGGCTGACCCGCAGCCGGCGCTGGCCTTCTTCGAATCCGAACTGGGCCGCAAGATCGTCGCCGCCGAGACGCTGGCCACCCGTAGCGACCAATTGGCCAAGTACGCCAATGGTCTGCCACGCACCGACGCCGATGCCACCCGTCGCCTGCTGATTCGTCACCTGGCCCAGGCCATTCCCGCCAAGGAAGCCGGCGCCGAAGTCAGTCTGGCGCTGGCCGGCGTGGCGGCCGACAGCCTCAGCCAGATGATTCCCGGCCTACTCGGCGGCGGCCAGGCTCAGGGGCTGCTCAATGGCCAGCGTGAGCGTCTGATGACGCAGATCGAACAGGATCTCGACAACACCCTGCTGCACGTCTATCGCGAGCTGAGCGACCCCGAGTTGGAGCAGTTCGTCGAATTCGCCCAGTCGGAGGCGGGTAAAGCCTATTACCAGGCTGCCCTGCAGGCGCTGCGCGCAGGCCTTGCAGTAGGCATGAGCACCAACGAGCTTGCACCAGCGCCGCAGGGCATCTGA
- the gpmI gene encoding 2,3-bisphosphoglycerate-independent phosphoglycerate mutase: protein MSATPKPLVLIILDGFGHSDKPEYNAIHAANTPVYDRLRATYPHGLISGSGMDVGLPDGQMGNSEVGHMNLGAGRVVYQDFTRVTKAIRDGEFFDNATINQAVDKAVAAGKAVHILGLLSDGGVHSHQDHIVAMAELAAKRGAEKIYLHAFLDGRDTPPKSAQPSIELLDAAFARLGKGRIASLTGRYFAMDRDNRWDRVEQAYHLIVDGAGQFNAANAVAGLQAAYERGESDEFVKTTTIGTPVQVEDGDAVVFMNFRADRARELTRAFVEPGFKEFERKRAPQVGFVMLTQYSASIPAPSAFAPEALTNVLGEYLAKNGKTQLRIAETEKYAHVTFFFSGGREEPFEGEERILIPSPNVATYDLQPEMSAPEVTDKIVDAIENQRYDVIIVNYANGDMVGHTGVFEAAVKAVETLDSCVGRITEALAKVGGEALITADHGNVEQMEDECTGQAHTAHTCEPVPFIYVGKRPARIREGGVLADVAPTLLKLMGLEQPAEMTGKTIVELQ from the coding sequence ATGAGTGCCACGCCAAAACCCTTGGTTCTGATCATCCTCGACGGCTTCGGTCACAGCGACAAACCCGAGTACAACGCCATCCATGCTGCCAACACGCCGGTGTACGACCGCCTGCGCGCCACCTACCCGCACGGTCTGATCTCCGGCAGCGGCATGGACGTGGGCCTGCCGGACGGACAGATGGGCAACTCCGAAGTCGGCCACATGAACCTCGGTGCCGGCCGCGTGGTGTACCAGGACTTCACTCGCGTGACCAAGGCGATTCGTGACGGCGAATTCTTCGATAACGCCACCATCAACCAGGCCGTGGACAAGGCTGTGGCCGCCGGCAAGGCCGTGCATATCCTCGGCCTGCTCTCCGATGGCGGCGTACACAGCCACCAGGATCACATCGTCGCCATGGCCGAACTGGCTGCCAAGCGTGGCGCCGAGAAGATCTATCTGCACGCTTTCCTCGACGGCCGCGATACCCCGCCGAAAAGCGCGCAGCCGTCGATCGAGCTGCTCGACGCCGCCTTCGCCCGCCTCGGCAAAGGCCGCATCGCCAGCCTCACCGGCCGCTACTTCGCCATGGACCGCGACAACCGCTGGGACCGCGTCGAGCAGGCCTATCACCTGATCGTCGACGGCGCTGGCCAGTTCAACGCCGCCAACGCCGTGGCAGGCCTGCAGGCAGCCTACGAACGCGGCGAGAGCGACGAATTCGTCAAGACCACCACCATCGGTACACCGGTGCAGGTCGAGGATGGCGACGCAGTGGTATTCATGAACTTCCGCGCCGACCGTGCCCGCGAGCTGACTCGCGCCTTCGTCGAGCCTGGTTTCAAGGAATTCGAGCGCAAGCGTGCACCGCAGGTCGGTTTCGTCATGCTCACCCAGTACTCGGCGAGCATCCCGGCCCCCAGCGCCTTTGCTCCGGAAGCGCTGACCAACGTGCTCGGCGAATACCTGGCGAAGAACGGCAAGACCCAGCTGCGCATCGCCGAAACCGAGAAATACGCCCACGTCACCTTCTTCTTCTCCGGCGGCCGTGAAGAGCCGTTCGAGGGCGAAGAACGCATCCTCATCCCATCGCCGAACGTCGCTACATACGACCTGCAGCCGGAAATGAGCGCGCCGGAAGTCACCGACAAGATCGTCGATGCCATCGAGAACCAGCGCTATGACGTGATCATCGTCAATTACGCCAACGGCGACATGGTCGGTCATACCGGCGTGTTCGAGGCCGCAGTCAAGGCCGTGGAAACCCTCGACAGCTGCGTCGGCCGCATCACCGAGGCGCTGGCGAAGGTCGGCGGCGAAGCGCTGATCACCGCCGATCACGGCAACGTCGAGCAGATGGAAGACGAGTGCACCGGCCAGGCGCACACCGCGCACACCTGCGAGCCGGTACCGTTCATCTACGTCGGCAAGCGCCCGGCACGCATCCGCGAAGGCGGCGTGCTGGCCGACGTGGCGCCGACCCTGCTCAAGCTCATGGGCCTGGAACAGCCGGCCGAGATGACCGGCAAGACCATCGTCGAGCTGCAATAA
- the grxC gene encoding glutaredoxin 3, with translation MTSVVVYSSDWCPYCMRAKQLLASKGVDFEEIRVDGQPAIRAEMTRKAGRTSVPQIWIGSTHVGGCDDLYALERAGKLDALLQSPA, from the coding sequence ATGACCAGTGTGGTCGTCTACTCCAGCGACTGGTGCCCCTACTGCATGCGCGCCAAGCAACTACTGGCCAGCAAAGGGGTGGACTTCGAGGAAATTCGCGTCGACGGCCAGCCGGCCATCCGCGCGGAGATGACCCGCAAGGCCGGCCGCACCTCGGTGCCGCAAATCTGGATCGGCAGCACCCATGTGGGTGGCTGTGACGACCTCTATGCCCTGGAGCGCGCCGGCAAGCTCGACGCCCTGCTGCAGAGCCCCGCTTGA
- a CDS encoding phospholipase BipL has product MSEPFQPDQLRPLLRPLAAAHLDLPALQAYRSFYGFDRSARFAGLDNRLGSFNAAGYQIAVQLWVPAEPRGTLLLLHGYYDHMGLYRHVVDWALSMNFAVLACDLPGHGLSSGARASIGDFAEYQQVLGGLFEQASELGLPQPWHLCGQSTGGAIALDYLLTDGKRPELGQSILLAPLVRPRAWAWSKLSYRMLSPFVREIPRRFSENSSDAAFVDFVHNLDPLQPRSLPTAWVGALAKWVPRIEAAGRSVHSPLIIQGEADMTVDWRHNLEVLQDKFHQPQILRLTEARHHLANENEALRLRYFDFLRERLA; this is encoded by the coding sequence ATGTCAGAGCCGTTTCAGCCCGATCAATTGCGCCCTCTGCTGCGACCCTTGGCCGCAGCACACCTGGATCTGCCGGCGCTGCAGGCGTATCGCAGCTTCTACGGCTTCGACCGGTCTGCGCGCTTTGCCGGGCTGGACAACCGCCTCGGTAGCTTCAATGCCGCCGGCTACCAGATTGCCGTGCAGCTGTGGGTGCCGGCCGAACCGCGTGGCACCCTGCTGTTGCTGCACGGCTATTACGACCATATGGGTCTGTACCGGCATGTGGTCGACTGGGCACTGAGCATGAATTTCGCCGTGCTCGCTTGCGACCTGCCAGGGCACGGCCTGTCCAGCGGTGCGCGCGCCAGCATCGGCGATTTTGCCGAGTATCAGCAGGTGCTGGGCGGGTTGTTCGAGCAGGCCAGCGAGCTGGGGTTGCCGCAGCCCTGGCATCTTTGTGGTCAGAGCACGGGGGGCGCGATTGCGCTGGATTATCTGCTCACGGACGGCAAGCGCCCGGAACTGGGGCAGAGCATTCTCCTGGCGCCATTGGTGCGGCCGCGCGCCTGGGCCTGGTCGAAGCTCAGCTATCGAATGCTCAGCCCCTTCGTTCGCGAAATTCCACGGCGCTTCAGCGAGAACTCCAGCGACGCCGCCTTCGTCGACTTCGTGCACAACCTCGATCCCCTGCAGCCGCGCAGCTTGCCGACTGCCTGGGTGGGGGCGTTGGCCAAATGGGTGCCGCGCATCGAGGCGGCCGGGCGCAGCGTGCACAGCCCGCTGATCATTCAGGGCGAGGCGGACATGACCGTGGACTGGCGCCACAACCTCGAGGTGCTGCAGGACAAGTTCCATCAGCCACAGATCCTGCGGCTGACGGAGGCGCGTCACCACCTGGCCAATGAGAACGAGGCGCTGCGCCTGCGTTACTTCGATTTTCTGCGCGAGCGCTTGGCGTAG
- the secB gene encoding protein-export chaperone SecB, with translation MTEQANSGAAAADSQNPQFSLQRIYVKDLSFEAPKSPEIFRQEWTPSVGMDLNTRQKALEGDFHEVVLTLSVTVKNGEEVAFIAEVQQAGIFLIKGLDAASMSHTLGAFCPNILFPYAREALDSLVIRGSFPALMLSPVNFDALYAQELQRMQQAGETTAH, from the coding sequence ATGACCGAGCAAGCCAACAGCGGCGCAGCCGCTGCCGATTCGCAGAATCCGCAATTCTCCCTGCAGCGTATCTACGTCAAGGACCTGTCCTTCGAAGCGCCGAAGAGCCCGGAAATCTTCCGCCAGGAGTGGACGCCGAGCGTTGGTATGGATCTGAACACCCGCCAGAAGGCACTGGAAGGTGACTTCCACGAAGTGGTGCTGACCCTGTCGGTGACCGTGAAGAATGGCGAAGAAGTCGCCTTCATCGCTGAAGTGCAGCAGGCCGGTATCTTCCTGATCAAGGGCCTCGACGCTGCCTCCATGAGCCACACCCTCGGCGCCTTCTGCCCGAACATCCTGTTCCCGTACGCCCGCGAAGCGCTGGACAGCCTGGTGATCCGCGGCTCGTTCCCGGCGCTGATGCTGTCGCCGGTGAACTTCGACGCGTTGTACGCTCAGGAGCTACAGCGCATGCAGCAAGCCGGCGAAACCACTGCTCACTGA
- the trmL gene encoding tRNA (uridine(34)/cytosine(34)/5-carboxymethylaminomethyluridine(34)-2'-O)-methyltransferase TrmL: protein MFHVILFQPEIPPNTGNIIRLCANSGCQLHLIEPLGFELDDKRLRRAGLDYHEYATLKRHPDLQSCLDSLGQPRLFAFTTKGSQPFHEIAYQPGDAFLFGPESRGLPEEVRNALPPEQRVRLPMRAGCRSLNLSNTVAVTVYEAWRQNGFAGAN from the coding sequence ATGTTCCACGTCATCCTCTTTCAACCGGAAATTCCGCCCAATACCGGCAACATTATCAGGCTGTGCGCCAACAGCGGCTGCCAGCTGCATTTGATCGAGCCGCTGGGCTTCGAGCTGGATGACAAACGGCTGCGCCGCGCCGGCCTGGATTATCACGAATACGCCACGCTCAAGCGCCACCCGGACCTGCAGAGCTGCCTCGACAGCCTTGGCCAGCCGCGCCTGTTCGCCTTCACCACCAAGGGCTCGCAGCCGTTCCACGAGATCGCCTACCAGCCCGGCGACGCGTTCCTGTTCGGCCCAGAAAGCCGTGGCCTGCCAGAAGAGGTGCGCAACGCCCTGCCGCCCGAGCAGCGCGTACGCCTGCCGATGCGCGCCGGCTGCCGCAGCCTGAACCTGTCCAATACCGTGGCCGTCACCGTTTACGAGGCCTGGCGGCAGAACGGCTTCGCTGGCGCCAATTAA
- a CDS encoding AraC family transcriptional regulator, protein MVDNAFVALTHSSTLRRLLYEALAALGLDPTDTYRRAYAGVPLAAPLLEAREEHDNAPRFWQALEGISGDADIGLHLGEVMQPRPMDVVSYLLLAARDLRQGLQAFVRFQHILSGGFVARLQEQGDEAHLVIDLNYREVGSLRQQMECLAVLLSKMLASAAGGELPLLGVEFRHRAPRNLAEHRRLLSVEPRFSRPHDVLILPRALLSRPSRCASPRLFEVLSEEAEKQLAGLVENQLLARVRYWLEVNLGGTTCSLEACARALGSNRGALQRSLSEQGSSFRALHDEVRRLRALRLLDQGLGVREVARACGFAELSPFYRAFRRWQGGTPRGLVARHGSTGV, encoded by the coding sequence ATGGTCGATAACGCCTTCGTCGCCCTTACCCACTCCTCGACCCTGCGTCGGCTGCTCTACGAGGCCCTGGCGGCGCTGGGGCTCGACCCGACCGACACCTACCGCCGTGCCTACGCCGGTGTGCCGCTTGCTGCGCCGCTGCTGGAAGCGCGCGAGGAGCACGACAATGCGCCGCGTTTCTGGCAGGCGCTGGAGGGCATCAGCGGTGACGCCGATATCGGCCTGCACCTGGGCGAGGTCATGCAGCCTCGGCCGATGGATGTGGTCAGCTACCTGCTGTTGGCGGCTCGGGATCTGCGCCAGGGCCTGCAGGCCTTCGTGCGTTTTCAGCACATTCTGTCCGGCGGTTTCGTTGCGCGGCTACAGGAGCAGGGGGACGAGGCGCACCTGGTGATCGATCTCAACTACCGCGAGGTTGGCTCGCTGCGTCAGCAGATGGAGTGCCTGGCCGTGCTGCTGAGCAAGATGCTGGCGTCGGCTGCTGGCGGCGAGCTGCCGTTGCTGGGTGTGGAATTTCGCCATCGTGCTCCGCGCAATCTTGCCGAGCATCGCCGTTTACTGAGTGTCGAACCCCGTTTCTCGCGGCCGCACGACGTGCTGATCCTGCCGCGTGCGTTGCTCTCCCGGCCTTCGCGCTGCGCCAGCCCGCGGCTGTTCGAGGTGCTCAGCGAGGAAGCCGAGAAGCAGTTGGCGGGGCTGGTGGAGAACCAGTTGCTGGCGCGGGTGCGCTACTGGCTGGAGGTCAATCTGGGTGGTACGACCTGCAGCCTGGAGGCCTGTGCACGGGCGCTGGGCAGTAATCGCGGTGCCTTGCAGCGTTCGCTGAGTGAGCAGGGCAGCAGTTTTCGCGCACTGCACGATGAGGTGCGGCGCCTGCGTGCGTTGCGCCTGCTGGATCAGGGCCTGGGCGTGCGCGAGGTGGCGCGGGCGTGCGGTTTCGCCGAGCTGTCGCCGTTCTACCGCGCCTTCCGACGCTGGCAGGGTGGGACGCCACGCGGTCTGGTAGCGCGCCACGGATCGACTGGCGTTTGA
- a CDS encoding penicillin acylase family protein: MKRSLTALALVVAAAAGGLTWYLHDKQPQRDGERVLAALQAPVTVDYDERGVPHIRAENEADMYRALGFVHAQDRLFQMELLRRLARGELAEVLGEKLVPTDRLFRTLEIARHADAYAARLDANNPSTQALQHYLEGVNQYQASRSRPLEFDLLGIEPRPFTMADTLSVAGYMAYSFAAALRTEPLMTHIRDELGADYLKLFDLDWHPQGVLGTSLAAGDWQDLSALAQLSNSALEGTGLPQFEGSNAWAVSGSRTASGKPLLAGDPHIRFSLPAVWYEAHLQAPGYELYGYHHALIPSAMLGHNRDFAWSLTMFQNDDLDLIAERTNPDNPNQVWHQGNWVDLEQRTETIRVKDAEPVQITLRRSPHGPIINDALGQTNGSTPIAMWWAFLETDNPMLDAFYRLNRASSLDKARAAVEKIEAPGLNVLWASASGDIGWWAAAKLPLRPDGVNPTFILDGASGEADKLGYHPFSANPQEENPERGYILSANYQPVPASGIEIPGYYNLPDRGRRLNQRLSDTSVKWDTQNSQALQLDPGTGYGPRLLAPILDELRAAAATDEERALVEQLAKWNGDHELDSVAATLFNQLTYQLAREAMADELGEVFFDSLLQTRVLDTALPRLTANADSPWWNRQGSEQRESRAQIVADAWRASLTHLRSVFGNDVDAWNWGRGHTLTHEHPLGQQQPLAWLLNVGPFAAPGGHETPNNLSHKVGPAPWPVVYGPSTRRLVDLAAADKALGGIPVGQSGVPFDTHYGDQATAHVTGEYQPQHLSDADVKASSQGTLKLLPR, encoded by the coding sequence ATGAAACGCTCCCTGACCGCCCTTGCCCTGGTGGTTGCCGCGGCCGCTGGCGGCCTGACCTGGTACCTGCACGACAAGCAGCCGCAGCGTGACGGCGAACGAGTACTCGCTGCCCTGCAGGCGCCGGTCACGGTCGACTACGACGAACGCGGCGTGCCGCACATTCGCGCCGAGAATGAAGCGGATATGTACCGCGCCCTCGGTTTCGTCCACGCTCAGGATCGTCTGTTCCAGATGGAGCTGCTGCGTCGCCTGGCGCGCGGTGAACTGGCCGAAGTGCTCGGCGAAAAGCTGGTGCCTACCGACCGCCTGTTCCGCACCCTGGAAATCGCTCGCCATGCCGATGCCTACGCCGCCAGGCTGGACGCCAACAACCCATCCACCCAGGCGCTGCAGCACTATCTCGAAGGGGTCAACCAGTACCAGGCCAGCCGCTCACGACCGCTGGAGTTCGACCTGCTGGGCATCGAGCCGCGTCCGTTCACCATGGCCGATACGCTCAGCGTCGCTGGCTACATGGCCTACAGCTTCGCTGCAGCCCTGCGCACCGAACCACTGATGACCCATATTCGTGACGAGCTGGGCGCGGACTATCTCAAGCTGTTCGACCTCGACTGGCATCCGCAGGGCGTGCTTGGCACCTCCCTGGCCGCCGGCGACTGGCAGGATCTTTCCGCCCTCGCCCAGCTCAGCAACAGCGCTCTGGAGGGCACCGGTCTGCCCCAGTTCGAAGGTAGCAACGCCTGGGCCGTTTCAGGCAGCCGCACCGCCAGCGGCAAACCGCTGCTGGCGGGCGACCCGCATATTCGCTTCTCGCTGCCGGCCGTCTGGTACGAAGCGCACCTGCAGGCACCTGGTTACGAGCTGTATGGCTACCACCACGCACTGATTCCCAGCGCCATGCTTGGCCACAATCGTGACTTCGCCTGGAGCCTGACCATGTTCCAGAACGACGACCTCGACCTGATCGCCGAGCGCACCAATCCGGACAACCCCAACCAGGTCTGGCACCAGGGCAACTGGGTCGACCTCGAACAGCGCACCGAAACCATCCGGGTCAAAGACGCCGAGCCGGTGCAGATCACCCTACGCCGCTCGCCGCACGGGCCGATCATCAACGACGCCCTGGGCCAGACCAACGGCAGCACGCCGATCGCCATGTGGTGGGCCTTCCTCGAAACCGACAACCCAATGCTTGATGCCTTCTACCGGCTAAACCGCGCCAGCAGCCTGGACAAGGCCCGCGCCGCCGTCGAGAAGATCGAAGCCCCCGGCCTCAACGTGCTCTGGGCCAGTGCCAGCGGCGATATTGGTTGGTGGGCCGCAGCCAAGCTGCCGCTGCGCCCGGATGGCGTCAACCCGACCTTCATTCTCGATGGCGCCAGCGGTGAGGCGGACAAACTCGGCTATCACCCCTTCAGCGCCAACCCGCAGGAAGAGAACCCCGAGCGCGGCTATATCCTCTCGGCCAACTACCAGCCCGTACCGGCCAGCGGCATCGAGATTCCCGGTTACTACAACCTGCCTGATCGCGGTCGGCGCCTGAACCAGCGCCTGAGCGATACCTCGGTGAAATGGGACACGCAAAACAGCCAGGCGCTGCAGCTTGATCCTGGTACCGGCTATGGTCCGCGCTTGCTGGCGCCGATCCTCGACGAGCTGCGCGCAGCAGCAGCGACCGATGAGGAGCGCGCACTGGTGGAGCAACTGGCCAAGTGGAATGGCGACCACGAGCTCGACTCCGTGGCCGCCACCCTGTTCAACCAGCTGACCTATCAGCTTGCCCGCGAAGCCATGGCCGACGAGCTGGGCGAGGTGTTCTTCGACAGCCTGCTGCAAACCCGCGTGCTCGACACTGCCCTGCCGCGCCTGACCGCCAACGCCGACTCGCCCTGGTGGAATCGTCAGGGCAGCGAGCAACGCGAAAGCCGTGCGCAGATCGTCGCCGACGCCTGGCGCGCCAGCCTGACGCATCTACGCAGCGTGTTCGGCAATGATGTCGACGCCTGGAACTGGGGCCGCGGTCATACCCTCACCCACGAGCATCCGCTTGGTCAGCAGCAGCCACTGGCCTGGCTGCTGAACGTCGGCCCATTCGCCGCACCAGGCGGCCATGAAACACCGAACAACCTCTCGCACAAGGTTGGTCCGGCGCCCTGGCCCGTGGTCTATGGCCCCTCGACCCGGCGCCTGGTCGACCTGGCAGCTGCTGACAAGGCGCTGGGCGGCATTCCCGTCGGCCAGAGCGGCGTACCGTTCGATACCCACTATGGCGATCAGGCAACCGCCCACGTAACTGGCGAGTATCAGCCACAGCACCTGAGCGACGCCGACGTCAAAGCCAGCAGCCAGGGCACGCTGAAACTACTGCCACGCTGA
- a CDS encoding DUF6436 domain-containing protein, whose translation MPRLTRKNLLIALLALAWLAGMVLAYRWFETRYLRTFDERAAVFSGAELQLPAELSGPGAIRLVHFWDPACPCNVGNQQHLAELIEHYTPKGVQFHVVQKPGSQGRLPAELAALQPIDELPGSANLPASPAVAIWDKQGQLAYFGPYSEGLVCNSSNSFIEPILEALAAGRKVNASNTLAVGCFCDWAKPSND comes from the coding sequence ATGCCCCGCCTGACACGCAAGAACCTGCTCATCGCCCTGCTCGCCCTGGCCTGGCTGGCCGGCATGGTGCTGGCCTACCGCTGGTTCGAAACGCGTTACCTGCGCACCTTCGACGAGCGCGCAGCGGTGTTCTCCGGCGCCGAACTGCAACTGCCCGCTGAACTGAGTGGCCCCGGTGCGATCCGCCTGGTGCATTTCTGGGACCCGGCCTGCCCATGCAATGTCGGCAACCAGCAGCACCTGGCCGAACTGATCGAACACTACACGCCAAAGGGCGTGCAATTTCATGTCGTACAGAAGCCCGGTAGCCAGGGCCGCCTGCCCGCCGAACTGGCCGCGCTGCAACCCATCGATGAGCTACCCGGCAGCGCCAACCTGCCGGCCAGCCCTGCCGTAGCGATCTGGGACAAACAGGGCCAGCTGGCCTACTTCGGCCCCTACAGCGAAGGGTTGGTGTGCAACTCGAGCAACAGCTTCATCGAGCCGATTCTCGAAGCGCTGGCGGCCGGGCGCAAGGTGAATGCCAGCAATACCCTGGCGGTGGGCTGCTTCTGTGACTGGGCCAAGCCGAGCAACGATTGA
- a CDS encoding 2OG-Fe(II) oxygenase, with protein sequence MTESSLHDLFSGLIDDLASQGWSQRALFAPEVLTRELAVECRTRAQNGELNVAGVGRGGAQQVREGIRGDRIQWLEPGQSQACDQYLQLMDGLRQALNQALYLGLEDYECHFACYAPGAFYQRHLDRFRDDDRRTVSAVFYLNEDWQTEQGGALRLYLADGREHDVLPQAGTLALFLSSEMPHEVLPATRERLSLTGWFRRRGGAVL encoded by the coding sequence ATGACCGAATCCAGCCTGCACGACCTCTTTTCCGGCCTTATCGACGACCTTGCCAGCCAGGGCTGGTCGCAACGGGCGTTGTTCGCCCCAGAAGTTCTGACCCGCGAACTGGCCGTCGAGTGTCGCACGCGTGCACAGAATGGCGAACTCAATGTCGCCGGCGTTGGGCGCGGGGGCGCGCAGCAGGTGCGGGAAGGGATTCGCGGCGATCGCATCCAATGGCTGGAACCTGGCCAGAGCCAAGCCTGTGACCAGTATCTGCAATTGATGGACGGTTTGCGTCAGGCACTCAATCAGGCGCTCTATCTGGGGCTCGAAGACTACGAATGCCACTTCGCCTGCTACGCACCGGGGGCCTTCTACCAGCGGCATCTCGATCGTTTTCGCGATGACGACCGCCGCACGGTGTCGGCGGTGTTCTATCTGAACGAGGACTGGCAGACCGAGCAGGGCGGGGCGTTGCGCCTGTATCTGGCCGATGGCCGGGAGCATGACGTACTGCCTCAGGCTGGAACACTGGCGCTGTTTCTATCTTCCGAGATGCCTCACGAAGTGCTGCCGGCCACCCGCGAGCGACTGTCATTGACCGGCTGGTTCAGGCGTCGGGGTGGCGCGGTACTCTGA
- a CDS encoding rhodanese-like domain-containing protein encodes MFANLIEFIINHYVLSGMFAVLLVLLIVTEMRKGGQSLSSRELTALVNSDKGVVLDVRAQKDFSAGHIVDSLHIPYDKVAARVAELEKHKAKTIVVVDAMGQHAGSVARELKKAGFIAAKLSGGIATWRGDNLPLVK; translated from the coding sequence ATGTTCGCCAACCTGATTGAATTCATCATCAACCACTACGTACTGAGTGGAATGTTCGCCGTTCTGCTGGTGTTGCTGATCGTCACCGAAATGCGCAAGGGCGGGCAGAGCCTGTCGAGCCGCGAGCTCACCGCGCTGGTCAACAGCGACAAGGGCGTGGTGCTCGACGTGCGCGCGCAGAAGGACTTCTCTGCCGGCCATATCGTCGATTCGCTGCACATTCCTTACGACAAGGTGGCCGCACGTGTCGCCGAGCTGGAAAAGCACAAGGCCAAGACCATCGTCGTCGTCGACGCCATGGGTCAGCATGCCGGCAGCGTCGCCCGCGAGCTGAAGAAAGCCGGTTTTATCGCCGCCAAGCTGTCCGGTGGCATCGCCACCTGGCGTGGCGACAACCTGCCGCTGGTGAAGTGA